Genomic DNA from Mus caroli chromosome 8, CAROLI_EIJ_v1.1, whole genome shotgun sequence:
AACCGCCAACTTTCAAAGTCTATAATAAATTTGATGGAATTTAACCTCGCTGTGGTTTGagtatgtcactgtaggggtggggtAGCCCTAAGTGAGAGCTTGACCCAGAGTCCCGTGTGCTTTGGCAAGGTGTGAGCACGGCAGTGCTGGGCATAGGCAGACTGGGCTCTCCTGCAGCACCAAGGCCTTCAGGTGTGAAGGTGCTGCCCTCTACTAGGTGGGACAGAAAGATTGCTTGAGACTGACAcccttttaaaaacaatagaCCCCCAGTGAGAAGTACCTGTCTCTTAGAGCTGTCAGTCCAGCTAGCATCTGAGGCCATGGAGGCTGAGCATGGCCACCATCAGCCCCTGGCTCCAAGCAGAAAGCACAGGCTGGGCATGCATCAGAGGCAGCATGTTTGTTTTCAAAGGGAAAAGTCAAAGGCAGCCTGTGAGGGAGGGCTGGGGTCAGTCGGACTCCCTTGAGGCCTTGGCCAGACTTCTGACAGGAGTTCTAAGGCAACTGAGGGGGCGGAAGGAGAGTCAGGCACCCTGTGGGCCGCTGTGTACTCACCACCTAGGAACAGCTTGACCATGCTCTTCCATCGCCTTCCCGGAGCCCAGGGCTAACCCTTGTCCCCACGCACctcccaaccagagcagtctgcTACAgctaccccaaccccaccctgctCAAGGATGTCCTCGTGGGAAGGGCCTTTCTGGGGACGTGGCCTTGCTCCCAGCCCCGAGCCCCTTGCAAAATGAATGTCCCGGtgcagtctttctgcctcagcctcccaaatgctgagatgacCGATATTGGCCACCAAACAGTTTCATTACCTAAAAGAGTTAAACAATCTGCCATTTCTACTGCGGCACACCACAAGAGGACAGAAAGTGGGCAGCAATCTAAAGCACAATCCATTTCCCCATGGTGCACCTCAGCCCCACTTGCATCTGAGACCCTCCCCGAAGCTTTACTTTAGGGGGTGCAGCGGGTTCCGCCTGTAGTTCTCCCTTGACAATCTCCCCTTCATACATCAAAACTCTCCGCAACAGTCCCCTCCTCTGGGAACCCTGCCTGGGTCTCTTCACCGGGATGAGTTCAGTTGGGTTGGTTCTTGTTAGCTAAAACAACGGCAAATAAAGTCTTGACACCCACAGAGCGGGCCCCCTCTTATTTTCGTGCAGACATTTCGGACAATCCACCTTTTTGGCACAGCCCCAGCTGTGGAAAGTTTCCGCTAGGAGGAGGCCACTTGTTTTGGAAAGTTCTAGGGGCACCTCCCCCGCCTGCCTGCCGAGTTCCCATGTTCCTTATCATTGTGCCTACCCAGGGGGAGGCCGCGTAGACCTGGCTATCCTGTCTCCTTCTCTGGGCACGGCCATGCAGGCCAGTGATCGCAGCTGGAGGACTGGGAGCGGGCGAGACAGACAGCTGAGCAGCTCTGAGACCCCCCCAAAAAGCCCCTAGACCAGACATGCCCCACCTCCCTGTCGGTGGCCATCGCTCATTGGCTGCCTGGTGGTACAAGGGTGCGCAGCGAGGTAACGCGCAAGACGCTCGCGCCTGAGACTCCTTCCGGCTACCTGGGTTTAGAGCACCCAGAACCCCCGATCGCAAGTCACGCCCATCAGGGGCGTGGTCGAGGCGTGGCATCGAGGTTTTTCTTCGCTGCCCCCGAGCCCCAGGGCTCACGCTGTCCGCTGCCGCAGTCTGATCCAACTCTGGGCCGGTAAGTACGAACCTATCCTAGGCTGTAAGGTTGGCTTTCGGGCGGTGATCCCGCGCTCACTGGCTCTGGCCCACAGCTCGCCACGATGGAGCCCGCCGCCGAGATCCTCGTGGATAGCCCGGACGTGGTCTACAGTCCCGAAACCATCGAGGCGCGCTACGAGTACCGGACAACGCGCGTCAGCCGCGAGGGCGGCGTGCTGCGGGTGCGCGCGGGGCGCGGGCGGCGGAGGACACTGGGAACCCCAGGTCCCGCGACTcactcccaactcttccataggtgCAGCCCAGGGCTACGCGTTTCACCTTCCGCACCGCCCGGCAGGTGCCCCGACTCGGGGTCATGTTGGTCGGCTGGGGCGGGAACAACGGCTCCACGCTCACTGCTGCTGTTCTGGCCAATCGGCTGCGCCTGACCTGGCCCACGCGCACAGGTCGCAAGGTGGGGGCCGTGGCTACCAGGAGAACACGGGGGGGGGGCATACAGAACTGGGGGAGAGGCGTGGCTTGTGGGACTAGCGCGTCTCAGCGAGCCGGACCCCTCTGCCCCTCAACACCCTGCTCTGCTTGCCgcaccccctccctccccaggagGCAAACTACTATGGATCGTTGACCCAGGCGGGCACCGTGAACTTGGGTCTGGATGAGAACGGCCGGGAGGTGTTTGTGCCTTTCAGTGCGCTGCTACCCATGGTGGCCCCCAACGACCTGGTGTTTGACGGTGGGCAAAGCCTCGGGACGGGATGGGGTTAAGTGTGGGAGGCCCAGGGTACGGGATGGGTCCCGTGTTAAGGGTCCCTGCAACCCAGGCTGGGATATCTCGTCGCTGAATCTGGCCGAAGCCATGCGGCGCGCGCAGGTCCTGGACTGCGGTCTGCAGGAACAGCTGTGGCCCCACATGGAGAGCCTGCGTCCGCGGCCCTCAGTCTACATTCCTGAGTTCATCGCTGCCAACCAGACAGCACGTGCGGACAACCTCATCCCTGGCACACGTGCCCAACAGGTGGGGTCCTCGATCTACTCCCAGGCCTTACTGTCACCTGTTACATGGCCACGTGGTCTCTCCCTTTGGCAATAATCCCTATACCCCGGGGCCCAAGCCTCTGGACAATTTAAGACAACCTCCACctactcttcctccttcctttcccagttGGAGCAAATCCGAAAGGACATTAGAGACTTCCGATCCAGAGCGGGATTGGATAAGGTCATCGTGCTGTGGACCGCCAATACGGAGCGCTTCTGCGAGGTGGTCCCAGGTCGCAATGACACAGCTGAAAACTTGCTGCATACTATCCAGGTGTGCATTCGCCCAAGATTCCTGGGGATCAATGCCGTTCCAAAGGAATCCTTGGCCGACGACTTCTCTGCCCTCAGCTTGGCCTGGAGGTGTCACCGTCCACACTTTTTGCTGTGGCCAGCATCCTGGAGGACTGCGCCTTCCTCAATGGTTCCCCACAGAACACACTGGTGCCCGGTGCCCTGGATCTGGCTTCACAGCGCCATGTGTTTGTAGGTGGTGATGACTTCAAGTCAGGGCAGACTAAGGTCAAGTCTGTCCTGGTGGACTTCCTCATCGGCTCTGGCCTCAAGGTACCTGCAGGCTTCATGGGGTGCTGGGAGGAAGCCGGGGTGAGGGTACTGCAGAGCATTCACAGTCTCTTTGACCACACAGACCATGTCCATCGTGAGCTATAACCACCTGGGCAACAACGATGGGCAGAACCTGTCTGCACCTCTGCAGTTCCGCTCCAA
This window encodes:
- the Isyna1 gene encoding inositol-3-phosphate synthase 1 — protein: MEPAAEILVDSPDVVYSPETIEARYEYRTTRVSREGGVLRVQPRATRFTFRTARQVPRLGVMLVGWGGNNGSTLTAAVLANRLRLTWPTRTGRKEANYYGSLTQAGTVNLGLDENGREVFVPFSALLPMVAPNDLVFDGWDISSLNLAEAMRRAQVLDCGLQEQLWPHMESLRPRPSVYIPEFIAANQTARADNLIPGTRAQQLEQIRKDIRDFRSRAGLDKVIVLWTANTERFCEVVPGRNDTAENLLHTIQLGLEVSPSTLFAVASILEDCAFLNGSPQNTLVPGALDLASQRHVFVGGDDFKSGQTKVKSVLVDFLIGSGLKTMSIVSYNHLGNNDGQNLSAPLQFRSKEVTKSSVVDDMVHSNHVLYAPGEGPDHCVVIKYVPYVGDSKRALDEYTSELMLGGTNTLVLHNTCEDSLLAAPIMLDLVLLTELCQRVSFCTDSDPEPQGFHTVLSVLSFLFKAPLVPPGSPVVNALFRQRSCIENIFRACVGLPPQNHMLLEHKMERPGPGIKPGEVVATSPLPCKKESTPATNGCTGDANGRPQAPTPKLSTA